The region AGCCCAGCCGCATGGCCCTGGGGTCGAGGACGAGGTCGTGGACGCCCTGCGCGGTGAACTCGACGCGCACGTGGCCGTCCTCGGTCTGCGCGGCACCGACGACGTCGGCGACGATGCTGCCGATGTCGCGGGCGCGCTCCATGCGTCGCGTGGAGTCCGACAGCTCCTGCTCGAGGCCGTCGATGGTGCGCTGGAAGCGCTCGACGGCGTCGGCGCCGCCCAGCCCGCCCGTTGCGCCGGTCATGCCTGCTGCTCCGATCCGGCGCCGGACGAGCCGTCGTTGATGTCGGACCCGACGGGGATGACCTGGTAGTCGTCCTCGTCCGCGGGCGGGATGGGCACGATGCCCGGACCGTCGTCGGTGGCCGGCGGCAACGGCTGCACGGGGTTCGGCGGCGACGTCGGTGGCGTCGGCGGCAGGTCGTAGTGGACGTCGTCGTGGTCGTTGGGCGGGGGCTGGTCGCCGTCGAACAGGTCCTCGACCGCGTCGATCTCGTCGCCGTAGCCGCTGAGGTCCTTCAGCACCTGACCCGGCCCCTCGCCGGAGACGCCGTCGACCACCGCGGAGTTGACGTCGCCGAGCCGCGAGGAGAACTCGCCGCCGACGAGGTTGTCGACGTAGGCGTTGCCGGTGCCGGGCAGCTTGCTGGCGATCGCGTCGGTGGCCACGCCGGCGGCAAAGCCCTCGAGGTTCTTGCCGACCTCGCCGAGACCGTCGACCTGTGCCTTGCCGTACGTGGACAGTGCCGAGGTGTCACCGTGCTCGGCCTGCTCGTGGACGTCGACGAGGCTGCCGACGCCGAGGACGGCGGCGGCGGTCTGCAGCAACGCGGCGTAGCCGGCGACGACCCCGCCGAGGACGGCCAGGCAGGTGGCCGCGGTGGCGCACCCGGCGGCGTACGCGGCCTCGGACGGGCCTAGGTTGCCGACGACGCTCGCCACCGCCGCCTCGAACGCCAGCGCCTCGGAGAGCAGGACGCCGCCGATGCCGAGGCAGACGCCGCCGTACGCGCCGAGCGGCACCGCGAGCCCGGCGAGGGTGGCGCCGACGACCTCGGCGAAGGTGCTCGCGGTGTCCAGCTGCGCGGAGAACTCGCGAGCCCGCACGTCGAACAGCTCGCGGTCGGCGCCGTCCCACGCGTCCCGGCCCAGCGACGCGCACAGCGAGTCGACCTGCGCCCGCGCGCGGCCGAGCGCCTCGGCGCCGTCCAGCCAGCTGGCCGCGCCCTCGGCGATGGTCCCGGGGCCGCCCTTGCCGACGGGCATGAGCAGGTTGATGCCCCACACCGGCGGGAAGACGTCGGCCGGGATCAGCATCAGTCCCGCGGCCTGCACGGCGCGGTCGACGATGGTGTCGGCGACGTACCCTGCTGCACCCATGACGTCCTCCCGTCAGATCTCGACGATCGTGTTGTCGGACTCGGCCCGCGCCCACAGCGTGGCGGTCGCGGCGAGCTTGTCGGTGATCGCGCGGAGCTCGTCGTGCTTGGACTGCGCGTCCGCGATCGCCCACTCGCGCGTGCCCGGATACACCACCTGCAGCGACAGGCCGGCCTGACTGAACTTGTCGCCGGAGATCTCGGCCGCCTCGAAGGACGCCTTGGCCCGGTCCAGCTCGGGGCCGACCGCGTCGTCGAGCTGGTTCGCCAACTGGATCAACGCCTCGGGGATGATGGTCTCGCCGCTACCGCCCATGATCCGATCCTGGCCGATCCGGCCGCGCGGGGCGAGGCGGGCGCATGGGGAGGTGTCCCCGGCCCGCGCTCAGACCTCCAGGACGATCTTGCCGACGAGGTCGCCGGACGCCATCGCGGCGAGGCCGTCGGCGGCCCGCTCCAGCGGCAGCGTCCGGTCGACGAGCGGCCGCAGGCCGGAGGCGGCGAGGAAGCCGATCATGTCGGCGAGCTCGGCCTTCGTGCCCATCGTCGAGCCGACGAGCTGCAGCTGCAGGAAGAAGAACCGGTTGAGGTCGGCGGGCGGGTTCGGCCCCGACGTCGCGCCGGAGATCACGATGCGCCCGCCGGGCTTCAGCGACTTCGCCGAATGCGCGTATGTGGCCTCGCCCACGGTCTCCATGACGGCGTCGACGCGTTCGGGCAGCCGGGCACCGGACTCGAACGCCTCGTGCGCGCCCAGCTCCACCGCCTTGCGGCGCTTCTCCTCGGTGCGCGCCGTCGCGTACACGCGGAACCCGGCGGCCCGGCCCATCGTGATGCAGGCGGTGGCGACGCCGCCGCCGGCGCCCTGCACTAGCACGGACTGACCGGGGCGCAGGCCGGACTTCACGAACAGCATGCGGTAGGCGGTCAGCCACGCCGTCGACAGGCACGCCGCCTCGGCGAAGGACAGGTCGGCCGGCTTGGGCACGACGTTGCGCTTCGGCACGATGACGTACTCGGCGAGCGAGCCCTGGTGCCGCTCCGACAACAGGGAGCGCAACGGGTCGACGGTGTCGTCGCCCGTCCACCCCTCGGCGTTGATCACCGCGTGGACGACGACCTCGTCACCGGTCGACTCGTCGACGCCCGCCGCGTCGCACCCGAGGATCATCGGCAGCTGCTCGGCCTTGATGCCCACGCCCCGCAGCGTCCACAGGTCGTGATGGTTCAGGCTCGCGGCGCGCACGGCGACGCGGGTCCAGCCCGCCGGCGGCTCCGGGTCGGGGCGCTCGCCGACCACCAGCCCCTGCAGCGGGTCGTCGGGGTGGAAGGACTCGGCGTAGACGGCGCGCATGACGCCGACCCTAGCGACGGGTGCTCAGCCGGTCATGTCCGCCGGGGCGCTGTCGAGCGCGGCCGAGATGGCGGCGACGAGCTCGCGCGCCGACGCCGCGGTCAGCTCGACCGCCACGCGCGCCGAGGGACCCTTCGTGGCCGAGGTCAGGTCGATGTTGAGGGTGTGCTCGGCCATCGCGTGGACGGGGTGGTCGAAGTAGACGCACGCGTCGGTGACGTGGAACCAGGAGCCGTTCGGGCCCTTGGCGCTGCCGTCGACGCCGGTCCGGACCGTGGCGTAGGTGCACATGCGAGAGATCCCCTAGAGGTAGCGGACGAGGAAGTCGGAGATCCGTTCCCAGCCGTCGTTGGCGGCGGCGACGCGGTAGCTCGGCCGGTCGACGGCGAAGAAGGCGTGACCGGCGTCGTCGTAGCGGTGGAACTCGGAGGTCTTGCCGTTCTCGCGCAGCAGCCGCTCCAGCTCGTCGACGGCGGCGGGGGACGGGTGCTTGTCCTCGTTGCCGAACAGGCCGAGCAGCGGGCAGCGCAGCTGTGGCACCCGATCGATCAGGTTGCCCACCGAGATGGGGAAGTCGTCCGGCGTGGGCTCGGTCACGAACGCGCCGTAGCAGTCGATCGCTGCCTGCAGGTCGACGGTGCACCCGGCGAGGACGGCCTGCCGGCCACCGGAGCAGAAGCCGATCGCGCCGACCTTCCCGTTCGCGGTCGGCAGCCGGCGCAGCTGCTCTGCGGCGGCGGCGACGTCGCCGGTGAGCCGTTCGTCGGGCACACCGCCGGCGGCGCGGTTCGCGGCCGCGGCGTCGTCGGCGGCGGCGCCGGGGGCCTCGCGGTAGTGCAGGTTCGGGCAGATCGCGTCGTATCCCAGCTCGGCGAGGCGCCGGACGATCTCCAGCGTGGCCCGGTCGTAACCGGGCATGTGGTGGATCACGACCACGCCGCCGCGGCGGGTCTCGCCGTCGGGCCGGGCGAGGTAGGCCTCGATCTCGTCCCCGTCGTGACCGGCGATGCGGATCGTCTCCGCGCGCAGCGAGTTCCCCATGCCGTCGATGGAAACACACGCCCTACTGTCGACGTGTGCGCCGTGGTGTCCGCCGTCCGCTCGTGGCCCTGGTGGCGCTCGT is a window of Jatrophihabitans endophyticus DNA encoding:
- a CDS encoding zinc-binding dehydrogenase yields the protein MRAVYAESFHPDDPLQGLVVGERPDPEPPAGWTRVAVRAASLNHHDLWTLRGVGIKAEQLPMILGCDAAGVDESTGDEVVVHAVINAEGWTGDDTVDPLRSLLSERHQGSLAEYVIVPKRNVVPKPADLSFAEAACLSTAWLTAYRMLFVKSGLRPGQSVLVQGAGGGVATACITMGRAAGFRVYATARTEEKRRKAVELGAHEAFESGARLPERVDAVMETVGEATYAHSAKSLKPGGRIVISGATSGPNPPADLNRFFFLQLQLVGSTMGTKAELADMIGFLAASGLRPLVDRTLPLERAADGLAAMASGDLVGKIVLEV
- a CDS encoding DUF6295 family protein, which gives rise to MCTYATVRTGVDGSAKGPNGSWFHVTDACVYFDHPVHAMAEHTLNIDLTSATKGPSARVAVELTAASARELVAAISAALDSAPADMTG
- a CDS encoding dienelactone hydrolase family protein, which codes for MGNSLRAETIRIAGHDGDEIEAYLARPDGETRRGGVVVIHHMPGYDRATLEIVRRLAELGYDAICPNLHYREAPGAAADDAAAANRAAGGVPDERLTGDVAAAAEQLRRLPTANGKVGAIGFCSGGRQAVLAGCTVDLQAAIDCYGAFVTEPTPDDFPISVGNLIDRVPQLRCPLLGLFGNEDKHPSPAAVDELERLLRENGKTSEFHRYDDAGHAFFAVDRPSYRVAAANDGWERISDFLVRYL